From Roseburia hominis, the proteins below share one genomic window:
- a CDS encoding alanyl-tRNA editing protein — protein MTKRLFYDDSHMREFEAHVLSCQPVGEKYEVVLDRTAFFPEGGGQAADTGSLGNVRVLDVREEGEQIIHLTDGELWAGAQVSGRIDWETRFSRMQQHTGEHIVSGLIHGRFGYDNVGFHLGEEVCTLDLSGPITKEELAEIELAANQVVFANLPVEVTYPSREELEALDYRSKIEIEGQVRIVTIPGVDVCACCAPHVSHTGEIGLVKFIHMQNYKGGVRITMVCGLRALMDYRAKEESVKAIMQSLSSKEEKIAEAVEHLKEEVAEQKRRGVSLLHEVFLCKVKEIPENTRKVCLFEDDLDGGALRELMNLALSRGVGICGVFTGNDAEGYRYVLGSKTEDVRPFGKALNEAFAGRGGGKPEMVQGSLKGKEAEIRSHFS, from the coding sequence ATGACGAAGCGATTATTCTATGACGACAGTCATATGCGGGAATTTGAGGCGCACGTTCTTTCCTGTCAGCCGGTCGGGGAGAAGTATGAGGTAGTTCTTGACAGAACTGCCTTTTTTCCTGAGGGCGGCGGGCAGGCGGCAGATACAGGAAGCCTGGGAAATGTGCGTGTGCTGGATGTGAGAGAAGAGGGAGAGCAGATCATCCATTTGACGGATGGGGAGCTTTGGGCAGGTGCGCAGGTGTCCGGCAGGATTGACTGGGAAACACGGTTTTCCAGAATGCAGCAGCATACCGGAGAGCACATTGTATCCGGCCTGATCCATGGAAGATTCGGGTATGACAATGTGGGCTTTCACTTAGGCGAGGAGGTCTGTACGCTGGATTTGAGCGGTCCCATTACGAAAGAGGAGCTGGCAGAGATCGAGCTGGCTGCCAATCAGGTGGTATTTGCAAATCTTCCGGTGGAGGTGACCTATCCTTCCCGAGAAGAACTGGAAGCCTTGGATTATCGAAGCAAGATCGAGATTGAGGGACAGGTGCGGATCGTGACGATTCCGGGCGTGGATGTGTGCGCCTGCTGTGCTCCCCATGTCAGCCATACCGGGGAGATCGGGCTTGTCAAGTTTATTCATATGCAGAATTATAAGGGCGGCGTGCGGATTACGATGGTCTGCGGTCTGCGTGCGCTCATGGATTACCGTGCGAAAGAGGAGAGCGTAAAAGCCATCATGCAGAGTCTGTCCTCGAAGGAGGAGAAGATTGCCGAAGCGGTAGAGCATCTGAAGGAAGAGGTTGCGGAGCAAAAGCGACGAGGGGTCAGCCTGCTTCATGAGGTGTTCCTGTGCAAAGTGAAGGAGATTCCGGAGAATACGAGGAAGGTATGCCTGTTCGAGGACGATTTAGATGGCGGCGCCCTGCGGGAACTGATGAATCTGGCGCTTAGTAGGGGCGTCGGAATCTGTGGCGTGTTTACGGGAAATGATGCAGAAGGGTACCGCTATGTGCTCGGCAGTAAAACAGAGGACGTGCGGCCCTTTGGCAAAGCTCTGAATGAGGCTTTTGCGGGACGTGGAGGCGGAAAGCCGGAGATGGTGCAGGGATCGCTGAAAGGAAAAGAGGCGGAAATCCGTAGCCATTTTTCGTAG